In Phlebotomus papatasi isolate M1 chromosome 1, Ppap_2.1, whole genome shotgun sequence, the following proteins share a genomic window:
- the LOC129801418 gene encoding uncharacterized protein LOC129801418: MHEENNPNVVRDTNPGTKRARKGLNTKKSQRECFGNFAIKNPSVWDSLASGYDASWDELNKMLNDLGPPQKVKDDWIKNFRDWIYQLKHKERSDCKRILSNLEQKSLAAFGNISYEGDSTIKARGIPSISSHSQLTPSASGSFSPACNGFPEDLIEELPDPQTIADEIPRNSDDQGGVGRRRPQKKQTLDVLMIIELNTSQFHVIIKCETRVNNFSSCCRIIV; this comes from the exons ATGCACGAAGAAAACAATCCGAATG TTGTTCGAGATACAAATCCTGGAACAAAAAGAGCTCGAAAGGGATTAAACACCAAAAAGTCTCAGAGGGAATGTTTTGGGAATTTCGCTATAAAGAACCCTAGTGTTTGGGATTCCCTTGCCTCAGGGTACGATGCATCATGGGACGAACTAAATAAGATGCTGAATGATTTGGGACCTCCTCAGAAAGTCAAAGACGATTGGATCAAG AATTTCAGAGATTGGATATATCAGTTGAAGCACAAGGAGAGGTCAGACTGCAAACGAATTTTGAGTAACTTGGAGCAGAAATCATTGGCTGCTTTCGGGAATATATCTTACGAAGGTGATAGCACTATTAAGGCACGGGGGATACCGTCAATTTCAAGTCACTCCCAGTTGACACCATCAGCTTCTGGATCATTTTCGCCAGCATGTAATGGGTTTCCGGAAGATCTTATCGAGGAACTTCCAGACCCTCAAACTATTGCAGATGAAATTCCCAGGAACAGTGATGATCAAGGAGGTGTTGGAAGACGCAGACCGCAAAAGAAACAAACTTTGGATGTGCTCATGATCATCGAACTGAACACCTCTCAATTTCATGTAATTATAAAGTGTGAAACAAGAGTTAATAATTTTTCCAGCTGTTGTAGGATAATAGTGTAG